In Oreochromis niloticus isolate F11D_XX linkage group LG22, O_niloticus_UMD_NMBU, whole genome shotgun sequence, the sequence CCGGATCCCAGAGACGTCTCCCTGGTTTTAGATGAAGAAAGTATCGGCGACAGCGGTGAAAAGTCACTTCATCCCGGCGGAGGAGAGtgttcagcaccatggacagagaTCAGGGGAGCTCCGCGTCCGGAGGAGGAAACGGAAACATCTTTTACTTGCAAACACCAACATGATGAAGATGCTGATGATGTCCAGCTGATAGGTGCGAGTCCACAAACCTGCAGACTGAGTCGGCGCTCCTCGAGTGAACTatacgaggaggaggaggaggtaatggaggaagaggaggaggacatCCCGGAACTTTACTTGCTGTCCGACGACGACCTCTCCTCTGAGGACTCGGGGAAGTCTGTGGATTACGGCTTCATCATCGCCGTGACTTGTCTGGTAACTGGCATCTCTCTGGTCGCCATAGCTTACACGGTCCCCAGGGACGTCCGGGTGGACCCGGACACTGTGACCGCCCGGGAGATGGAGCGTCTAGAGAGGGAGAAAGCCAGAGTGGGAGCCCATCTGGACCGGTGTGTCATAGCGGGACTGTGTCTGCTCACCCTCGGGGGCGTGCTGCTGTCCACGCTGCTCATGATCTCCATGTGGAAAGGGGAGATGATGAGGAGGAAAGCCTTCGCCTATTCCAAACACGCAGCAAAGTTGTACGGCTCCATCAGTTTGAGAGCTGGCTCCAGCCCCACTCGGGAATCCTGCTCACATTTGTCAGTGGCTGATGAGGATTTAGAAGTGCTCAGCTG encodes:
- the LOC100690024 gene encoding transmembrane protein 74, encoding MADLELFYFDQPDPRDVSLVLDEESIGDSGEKSLHPGGGECSAPWTEIRGAPRPEEETETSFTCKHQHDEDADDVQLIGASPQTCRLSRRSSSELYEEEEEVMEEEEEDIPELYLLSDDDLSSEDSGKSVDYGFIIAVTCLVTGISLVAIAYTVPRDVRVDPDTVTAREMERLEREKARVGAHLDRCVIAGLCLLTLGGVLLSTLLMISMWKGEMMRRKAFAYSKHAAKLYGSISLRAGSSPTRESCSHLSVADEDLEVLS